The Ipomoea triloba cultivar NCNSP0323 chromosome 4, ASM357664v1 DNA segment GGATGGGGATGCAGAGATTACAAAGGAAATGATAgattataaaacaaatatatacattGCTACGATGATCGAAGGCATAGACAGAAATTTCGCAAACAACGTATACAACACATGTATTCGAATGCCATCAATCTAATCAACAAAATCGCAAAGGGTACAAGGAAACACACCGTTCACCGAGGGCGTAGACCGTCATCTGGTCTGGATCTCCCCGAAAATGAAAAACCGATTAGAAGCGCGGAGAGGAGACCGATCGCCGGCGGTCGATCAGGCTTGGTCTGGATCGCCGGCTGCACGCCTCCTCTGGCGACCGGCATCCGATCTGGCAATGCACTGGCCGACCACGTGCTGATTAGCACCGTCTCATGTCTCTATTTGTTTCTATCCTGGAACGGTCCTCCGCTACCACCAATGAAAAATCCAGCAACGACTTGGTTTCCAGATTAAAAACTCTCAGCAGCGGTAATGGGTGTGGCAGACTGCGGTTACTGGTTCTTCTTGGCGACAGCAGTAACGACAAGGCTTAATTGGTTAGAGTCTCGTGCTGATAAGGTGTTGTAAAACTAAAGGAATTGCAAGAAAGCAATGAGATAATTCGCAGAGAGATTGAGGAGAGAAGGAGCTTGAGAGACTTTCattcatatcatcatcatccataTGCAATGGTGTAcaccatacatatatacataatataaatgtaataatgaGTACAATAATGAATAGATTAATGACGAACCGTTATATCCGTTACAAAAATAATGTccacttaatatatatatttataacacaaACAAGTTCTTAGGTCATTTATATCAttgtataatattaaaaaaccaTAATGCAGCTAAAAGTGTTTCTTATATGGTATAGATGAGTAGATGTCGGGTTAATAAGTTGACTAGTCTAAGTGgagtaaaaaattgaaatgcaaCCAACaagctattaaaaaaaaaaaaaaaaaagcaaattgATAAAAAGACATCACATAGACGAGAGACGATcaaaacaattgttataccatggaccagggtattttggtcaaaaaaatatatatttgcagttaacattttatgtgttcagttaataaattatatatttgttaataaattatatatttgtaaataaatttaagacacataatttttaaattacagatacataatatgtcaactatatgcacataatatgttaactacatattATGTTcttgcagttaatatattatgtgtctgcaattaacatattgtatttgtagttaacatattatgtgttttcaaCTTATTTGTCGtattatgtattttcaatttatttgttaaCTGCAATTTATTTACAGGCGGATACATAACATGTTAGATGCAGACACAATCTAAATATCATTTTAGCGAAAAGTCTACAATGTCCAatctaaatgtcattttagaGAAGAGTTTACAATGCAAGATGAATCTTAATCCATGGTATCTTTTGCGGGACCAAAATGATGGTTTcacaaaaagaaaatgcatgaaaatttcTTGCTTCTACACTAAAACATCCTTCTTGGACTGGAACTCCGGAAGTGTAGCCCAGATAAGTAAATTATCCAAAATCTGCCCAATAACTTCTCACTAAAAAACCTTATCCTATCCTACACCAAGCATTTCTCACCACACCAAAAACTGCTCCACTTCAGTTCCAGCACCAGAACACAAAACCAAAACCATGGCAACACTTCACTTTCCAACAACCCCTTCCTTCACTCTCACCACTCCAAGAAAGCAGGTCAGCCTCCCTGCAATCCGGCAGAGCAGCCGGTTGCCCCATACGACCCCAGGCCGTCGCCTAACCTGCATTCCCCGGGCTTACAAAGTGTTAGTTGAACATGAGGGTAACACAACTGAGCTAGAGGTTGAACCTGATGAGAGCATTCTTTCCAAGGCATTGGACTCTGGCTTGTCTGTGCCACATGACTGCAAACTAGGGGTGTGCATGACCTGCCCAGCAAAGCTTCTCAGCGGAAAAGTGGATCAGAGCGAAGGAATGCTTAGTGATGATGTTGTGGAGAGCGGGTACGCTTTACTCTGTGCAGCTTATCCAAGATCAGATTGCCATATTAGGATCATACCTGAAGAAGAGCTGCTCTCACTGCAGCTAGCAACTGCCAATGACTAAACACTATCCCATTTTTGTGCATTGAGAAGATAATGTAACACATTTATATGTATTGACGAAGGCTTTGAATCAAAAACATGTGTTGCTTACTGCTATTATTGATGAGAATTTGAGTGTATGTtgttatgaaaaatattgtGAGGATCGAGCACTTACCACtgcgccaaaagctatagctcacAGCgaaggcacaactttatttctatATACAAccaccacattttcgagaggcagggtgcTGGAGTAACCCTTCACCGGCCTTGCCCAACAGTTCCCCAACCACcaattgctggacttggcccattagcggcctctgcccaacagaTATATAGTGCCACTGGTTATACAATTACCAGATGCATACTCCAAAATACAGGAATCCAGGGCTGCAATTTCAATATAACCTCACACAAAGGATAACAGTCTACCACCATCATTTCACCTCCCTGTTGAGTTTAGCTGCAAATATTTGCAATGGGTGTGAATTTTCAGAAATTCTTTAAAATAACAGAAATGCACAACCCTATTTATAATCTCACATTCTAAACAGAACACCATAAACATATCAGAAATTCTGAAAACAGAATTCAGTCTTTGGGTAAAGAAAGAACCTGATATTCAATATACCAGACTGGAATACTCATTTCCAAATTCACTGTTCAGGGGTACATATTTCATTACTCCCTCTCTCATCTTATGTGTACTACATTAAGTCAAACAAGTTCCATGAATCTAATCTTTGGCATAACAGAAGCATTGAAGTCTCAAGTATATAACAAAGGTCACACTCCTGCTGTGTGCTCATCAGCTACAGTATCAAAGTTTTAATTTACTACAAAAGCTTTTCTGGGATAACGACTCAAGAAAAATGATGCTATACCATTGACTTAACACAAAGCATGTTCCTTCTGATAAATAGACAATTTCAATAATGAGTCCTATGGTTTTGGTGGGAGGATGCTGGCTTTCTTGGTTTTTCTCTGCTTTAACTTCACCTTAACATCAATACCACCGTCAATGATAGCCTGAAGTACAATCTGCAATTTCCCCTCCAATCTTTCCCCTTTCCTTGGTGTATAAACCACATTATGGATATCATCAGCCAAGGCTCTTTGAGCTAGCACTTCCCCAACAGCAGCACAAGCAGCTCTATTCTTGGTTGAACTCAACTCAAATTTCATGTCCTTCGAAATAGAATGTGCCACAGCAACAACCTTGCTAGTTGCCCGATGGATAACGCTGGCACGTGCAGAACCCTtagatatataaatatccaaacaAAAAGGCTCATGGTAAGCTGCTGTAGCCTGATTGAAAGTTTGAGACCTTTTAGTCTTCACAACCTCAGAAGCTTCAAATTCATGAAGCCAGGAAACCGAGACATTATTCTTATCAAAACGCAGAGATCTCTCCACTGCCAAGCTTGTTTCATTGCCCAACTTCTCCTTACTTACTTGCCACTTCTCCATGCACTTCAAGCTTTTCTCACTCCCAGAGGGTGAGGCACTACTTGCCTTTTCCATCTGCATTCCGTTCACCTTCTTGTTACCTTTATTTCTATTCCTCCCATGGAAATCAAACTTATACTCTTCATATTCTTTGGAATCTTTATCAAGCTTATAAAACAAGTTCCCACGGATCCTCATTTCCTcaatttcatcaaaatcaagGTCCTCCTTATTTGGAGGTGCATATTTCACCATCTCTTCCTCATCTCTAAGTAAAGGCTTCACCTTTGACCGCTTCTCTACATTGCCCCTCCACGCCTCCGCTAAGCCTGATGACACCTTCCAGGCCTCACTATCCACAAGCTCAATCCTGCATTCTTCCAAGCGTGCATTTGCAGTCGGAAACAATGGTGAAAGTGAAAAAAACCCATTGTTGAAAGTTGGAGGAGAGTCTTTCTTATCGCTGTTGCTAACACATGAAGATTGGGATAATCCAAAACCTGGAGTTCTAGAACAGAATAAACGAATTGTTGGAGGGAAATGAGAGTTAGCGAAAATTGTGCAGGCGGTCAATCTTCTCATAGAGAAAAGAGGCACTTAGAGCAAAGGGTTGTGATCGACGAGCAAAGTTAAGTGGGTTGGGATTGGAGCAAAAGAGTTATGCAAATTGCGAGGAATAGGTCTTTGAAACAATACAGCAAACATGTGGTGTGCGACTGAAGGAATCGCCGGAGTGCTCAGACCAACTGTTTCCAAATCTGGAATTAGAAGATCAAGGAATACGATGATCAAGAAATCATATACTACTACTAATGATGATTCGAGAATTCCGGGGTAAAGAGTTAGATAAAACCTGGTACTTCCACAGTTACACGCAGAGGCGCAAAATTATCCGTAAAAAGTTTTCGAATTGATTGATTCCATTCAGAATGGGGACATTTCGTAAGTCACGTTCATTCATCCCTGAAATTTAACACATTTGACATTTCAATATCACAAGTATAACACATTTGACATTTCAATATCACAAGTAAGTCTTGCCTTATAAGAGCATAACCATTGCATATATAGCAAACTGCAATCTAAGCTACTGTACAAGTTTACCAGATTAACAAAACAAACCACATAACTGAAAAACaccaaattataccatgaaccacaTTGCAAGAGACTACTAATGCAGTAACTTtaagtatactaaaaataaatttgcatgTCAATAAAAAAATTGGCTGAAAACCCACTTAAACAAGTAAGCAAATGTTGGAAATTAAGTCTCAATTCATCATACAAAGGTCCTCTGCTCACAATACTAACCTGGCACAAAATTTGACACAACAGGACCAATATGGGTGAAGTGTAAATCAAACCCAATTTGAAGATAACAACAGCAAACAATAAATTAGTAGAACTGCAACCTAACAGAAGTGCCCAGTTTCTGTGAAGATTATGGGTCTATAGTGTATCAAGTTATTTCGGGTGTGtggaaagaaaaggaaactcAGCACAAGATTATTCAAAATTCCAAACAAAGAAATGCCTGCAATCCTGCAAGGGGGAAGTGATCAGCAAATGGATGAAGAATCCACAGGATCCAGCAGCAACATATGTACCAAAGCATTTCATCAACAGCAAAAAACAGGAGCATCAGATTGGAAAGCTAGCACCAAGGTACACACAGCAAGTCAGCAACAACCAATCTACAGAAACATCGGCTATCACATCACAGCTACAGCCGCGAACTCATGCTGTAAGATAGTGCAACTATCATTAGCTTAATTATAGGTCCCGCTATATTTAGATTAAAAACAACACCTACACAATAAACTACCATCCTAATACCTATAAAATGAAGATACCTAACAATGAGCCAGCACTAGAGTAAGATCATAAAATCACCATCTCAAAACCAGTTGATTTTGGGATATATACTGCACACAGCAGCAATCCTATTTAGAACCAGCATAGCTGCATATTGAGTTCTTGAATCAACTGCAACAGCTACACTTAGCAGTAACTTCTTCCATCTTTTATATGATCACAGCTTAAACTCCTTACCATGGCCAAAATCTCAAGTCAGGAAAAGGTTAAAATGCTCTAATCCCAATTTGACTTCAGTAGTTTGCAAGATTTCTAACCTTACCAATCATGACAAGTCAGAAAATTTGTTTAATGGTAGTTTGCCAGCAACAATAACATGCTAACCAACAGGAGCATCCACGGTAGCGATCACGCTCATACCTTCCTTTACTTCTGCTCCTGCTTCTCCTTCTATATTCCCTGTCACTGTATTGATCTCTATGCCTGAAATATCAATTCCAAcaataaatctatatataagAAATCTAAGTGCTAACATAATTATGATCCACTGAGCAACCTATAGTTCATTTagctaaatataaatgtaaGGAAATACTATACtataatatgattaaaaaaatacattcaaGAAAATGCAATAGCTTCATGTAGCAATCTTTGGTTCCATtggcaaaaataatatacatgtTACATAACAGCATACTAGTATGATAAACATAAGTGTAGCAACCAAATGTCCCTAAGAGAGCAAAAGAATCATTTTTGCAGCTAACAGATATCATGAATTGCGAGATATTACCTTGGTTTAGGACTGTAGCTCCTTGACCGTCCTCTTGTCTTGTACACAGGCTCCTCAATTCTTCCCTTGTGACTAGTAAGGTAAAATATTGCATTAAATATAGAATTGTGGGaccaaaaacaaatattaactCAAGGAATAGGAAGTAAAAATACCTTGCAAGCAACCTAACCTATGCGAATTTTATACTAAAGTACAATGTATAGAAAAAAGAacgagtcattttcatttttggtcctattgttattggggtattgtcaattttagtccacttcattaatttttgtcacattgcggccaatcttatttTGTCCTTGCAACTTTTAGTCCACCTTTAAAATTTtctgtcaaataaccgtccaaaataagggttttttggtcttttcatgctttggtcatctcctttaccatttgtcgtggttttccttacacattttcatccaatgaagtgGTCCGGCGAAagtcatggctttgtaatgtggctcacatggctttcgccggacttcttcattagatgaaaatgtgtaaggaaaaccatgACAAAGGGTCAAGAAGAtaaccaaagcatgaaaagaccgaaaatacccttgttttggacgaccatttgacgaaaattttaagggtggactaaaagtggcaaggactaaataagactggccacaatgtggcaaaaattaataaagtggactaaaattggcaatgccccaataacggtaggaccaaaaatggaaatgactcaaaaagAACACAATACATCGAGAGTAAGTAAAAATTGATGTAACAAAACAATAAGAGCATTACGAAAATCTTACATCCTTTCAGCATTGGGCCCAAATAAAGTGTACGTACCTGAGACCCCGGCGAGCAGCAGCGGCGAGGAGCGGGGGAGGGCGACCGGCGGCGAGGTGGTGCGGCAGTTGCGTCCACCGGCGAGGTGGTGCGGCAGTTGCGTCCGGCGGCAAGGAGAGCAGCGGCGACGCGGCGGCTAGTGGAGAGCAGCGGCGGCTGGGCGTGAGGCGGAGGCTGTTGATGGCGGCTGGGCGTGAGTCGGAAGCTGTGGACGACGGCGGTGGCGGTCGACGGGAGCGCAACGATGGCGGCGGTAAGGGCTGTGTGGGGAAGGTGCGGCGGTTGTGATCCTCCAGGTGCGGCGGTTGTGATCCTCCAGATCTAGATCTAAAAGTATATACgtaatatattttaactaaaaataaaaataaaaaataaaaaaaaataggtagCTGCCTCCGAAGTTCCTACTTCGGAGGCACGAAGGTATAATGCTACGtaccagctgcgtccgaagtgcgaacttcggacgcagctggtctatttaaaaaaataataataataaaaagtaattaaatgatggacattttaattacaaaaatgctacGCGTCACTTTATGCGTCTGGAGTTTTAACTCTGGACGCAAATTGTCctatatttttaatcaattttgtactagtgtttaTTAAAAAGAGTATTTGAAAGATTCTAAAAACCCCATATTGTTATAGTTTCATGTTAATTGGTTATTCTACTTCTTAGTTCAAAAGATAGTTCAGTAAACATAGGTTGATTAAGTCTTATTGTATTAAGTATAGATCGAGCCTGTACTAGTAGATATCTAGTTCAGCATGAAGTTTAGAAAACTCAGAGATCTGAAGACATGAAGACTCGTAAACTTGGATTTGAACTAGGATACACAATAGTTCAGACGAGATCGTTCAGAGCGGTTATTCAGTTACAACTGATTTTGATCCCAGCTGTTATAAATAGGAAGATTATCCTCACAAAAGTGTTGTTGATTCTACACAGATTGATCCACGGATTAAGTTTGATTAAGCTGAAGCGAAAACTTGACAAAGACTACCTTTGACTCAATTTAGAATTCTCGTGAGAGAATATGAGCACGAATTCACTCTGATCAAAGCATGGTGTGCTGTttttgagggggagcctcaatacAATAACATCAAGAGATCAAGGTCTTGACAACTCTTCAAGGCAGAACTCAAAGGATGGTGATTTGAAGAATATCCGAGAGTTCTCCGCGTGTATTCAATTGACATTGCCGGTACAATCTTTTACATTGattcaatgaagagttgggtaAATCAGAGTGTTGCCCCCCAGACGTAGGAACAACATTCCGAACTAGGTTATCAAATAGATAAGTGTCTTTACAGCTTTCCTGTCTTTATATTATTGGCGATTTAATTACTAAACTGCAAACCAAACTATCTTAGTTACTGTTCTCCATAGGTCACAATATAAATTGATTAGTATAGTCTTGCGGAACTTAGTCAATAGGTTCACTCCGTAAGAACACGGCTAAGCGCATCTGGTAATTGAGTTAAGCGCACTTTCAGAAGACACAAAATTATgtactagaatacacaaaattgtGCACTGAAAGGCATAACTATATGCACTGCAATTGTGTTTTTACATTTGTTCAAAGTCCTTGGAAGCACAACAATATGAATTCAAAGGCATAACAATGTACAATAGAAGGAATACCAATGTGCACTCaaaggcataacaatgtgcaatCGAAGgaacaaaaatgtgcactcgaaggTTAAAAAATTGGACTGGGATTCTTTgagaaaattagaaatttatTGTCCCAAACAATATGATCTGTTGATTCAGACTAATTCAGCTTCCAATTCAAAGGCAAAGAACTGTAGAATTTTTTTAGAGTCCATATCAACGGCTCAGATCTTACCATATTTTTTTGCTCGGGAGTTCTTTCCTTGATGGGCTAATCCACTGTCCATATGGGGGTCATGATGGTGTTCATGCATGTCCTCCTCATTCGTTTAAGGAACTCCTCCTCCTCAAAGTTCACCGTAGTTCTAGACGTTGCCATTTGATCCTTAGTACCACAGACAACCACATGCTCAGCTTCAACAACAGTTTGTCTACTGAGCCTGCCAAGCCCCTTCGGTAGGTACTTTTTCGGACATTGATGGCTACTAGCGGTCTAGGAGTTAATGACGCACCCCTATCTTCCTCGTAAAGAATTTGTTTCTCCTAGATCTGCACCGCCGGGCTTTTGATGACTCTTCTAGGGAGTCTTCTACATGGTCCTCTCAGTATCTGGTCTAGGTTTGaaactctcatcatcatcatctttgtCATCCAGTAATAATGGGGCAAACTTGGAGGATGTAATTGTTCGGGGGAAACCATTCTCATCTTTGTAGCTATTTGTCCTTGTCTCCTTCCTTACCAGGGGGCTTGTCGACGCCTAGCCTGACGTGGAGCAAGCATCCATGGCTTAAACCTATCATTCTCTTCGGGCAGAGGTTGTTTCAAACTCTTTTTCTCCCCTTTATTTTGTTGCACCTAGATGTACTCATCAGCTTTGATGGATGGTATACTGGGTTGACTGGTTGTACTAGTCAACCAAAATGGTCTAGGCcacatggaccggcccaagaAAGTAACTAGATCAAAGAAAGCCCAAAAAGAATATGTAGTACGAAGCAACTTAGGAGTTTAATAAGGTTTGGGTTTAGTATTCATAATGTAGTAATGATTGGACTTAATATTCATAATGTAATAAGGACTCCCAATATTAGATAGTCTAAGATTTctattccttgtagggctcctagcccaaaatatatataactagaCCCTCGTACATGTTGAGAGGCAGGGCCGGTCCTAAGCACGGGCTGACTGGGCGACCGCTCAAGGCCCCATGCCAGAAGGGGcccatctatatatatgtatgcgtatacatacatacatacgtatatatatatatatatatatatatatatatatatatatatatatatattatagtgttataattagtgttatatttatattagaaaacaaaaaataagaataGATGGGACTGCAGGAAGCTGGAATCgacgcttaattaaataaatttagaaattgaATCGACACGAGGACAATTTTCCGTTGTAACTTCCCCATTCGATTCTATTCATCCTCTCATCCTCATTCGATTCTAACTTCCCCATTCGATTCTATTcatcaataaaaaaatttccccaTTCGATTCTTTTCATCCTCGCATCTTCGTCAACGATCAATCGTTTGTTTGCTTATTTGACCCAATTGtccgttgtaacttgtaagttttattttatttgtaatttgttctatctttattttctctgcAACACTGCACACAGTCAACACAGCACACCTATAATATATTAGGGATTTAggactataaatctataatcctcTAATGAGTAATGCAAATATGTAATGGGATATTGAATTTTGTGATTTCTGtaattatagaatatatatatatatatatatatatatatatatatatatataatttttgaattataattacccTGAGTTACTGAGTTCTATCTAATCCATTCTATTAACATggatagaaagtgaaagaagaaaagaacaaaaaatcgtGGTTGTGGAGTTGTTTGTGATATAACTGAAGACTGAggagaactttttaaaaatattcaggtgcttttgttcttttcttatacacagtttttaaaattgttttatataatgtTACGTAAAAAGCATTTATCTggaagtgaaaaaagaaaaaaaaacaagtagagCAGCTAATGAAATCACAAAGAGgagctataaataaatttttcaaaaaatcagaatcatctaatgaaaatttgaaacaatctaaagaaaatttaagtGACCAAGGCCATGTTAATGAGGGTATAGCTAATTTGAGTGATGATGATAATGTAGTAAAGGATCGCGTTCatgtgcgtactggccgccaggagagaactgcggacgaatcacagcgcgccacgtgttcagaatgtagttgcacataacgttataactaggtacacgtaatgttataactaggtgcacataggtgcacccatgtgcataaatgttaacaaggtaaattacttgcacctgtaagtgaaaataggtgcacacgtgcaagtaaaatgtattacaagtgcaagtaaattgtacaatgagcatcaatactaagtgcacctaatgttataactgggtgcaacctatacataggttgcacccaggtgcatgaatgttaacaaagtaaattacttgcacaagtgcaactaaaatgtattgcagatgcaagtaaaatgtattacaggtgcaagtgaattgtacactgagcatcaatactaagtgcacctaatgttataactaggtgcacctaggttgcaccaggtgcatgaatattaacaaggtaaattacttgcatttgtaagtgaaaatatttgcgaaaataggtgcatgaatattaacaaggtaaattactcgcacttgtaagtgaaaataggtacgaaagtaggtgcacttgtaagtgaaactaggtgcacttttaagtgaaactaggtgcacttgtaagtgaaactaggtgcatcaaagttccagttatttacgaaaatgtcaccacgtcatttttttaaaattgcatctgattcattgatctggacacgtggacggctgtgatttatccgcatttctctcctgagAGAGagtacgcacgagagtgcaacccatGCAGTAAATAATGATGGTATAGCTAATTTGAGTAATGAtgataatttacaaaataaatgtaATGTTGAATATGAGTGTAATGTTGACAATACATTGGCTAATGATGAACACATTATCcctcaatttgatatatatgatCCTAGGAATTGGGCTAATCTGGATAGTAAATCAAGggatattttaattgaaaaaggACCTATAAGGGAattaaatct contains these protein-coding regions:
- the LOC116015491 gene encoding ferredoxin C 1, chloroplastic, with translation MATLHFPTTPSFTLTTPRKQVSLPAIRQSSRLPHTTPGRRLTCIPRAYKVLVEHEGNTTELEVEPDESILSKALDSGLSVPHDCKLGVCMTCPAKLLSGKVDQSEGMLSDDVVESGYALLCAAYPRSDCHIRIIPEEELLSLQLATAND
- the LOC116015490 gene encoding uncharacterized protein LOC116015490, which encodes MRRLTACTIFANSHFPPTIRLFCSRTPGFGLSQSSCVSNSDKKDSPPTFNNGFFSLSPLFPTANARLEECRIELVDSEAWKVSSGLAEAWRGNVEKRSKVKPLLRDEEEMVKYAPPNKEDLDFDEIEEMRIRGNLFYKLDKDSKEYEEYKFDFHGRNRNKGNKKVNGMQMEKASSASPSGSEKSLKCMEKWQVSKEKLGNETSLAVERSLRFDKNNVSVSWLHEFEASEVVKTKRSQTFNQATAAYHEPFCLDIYISKGSARASVIHRATSKVVAVAHSISKDMKFELSSTKNRAACAAVGEVLAQRALADDIHNVVYTPRKGERLEGKLQIVLQAIIDGGIDVKVKLKQRKTKKASILPPKP